The following proteins come from a genomic window of Gimesia chilikensis:
- a CDS encoding D-TA family PLP-dependent enzyme: MDACYQIEDTSQIISPGMIIFKDLVEENLKQMIALVGNPDRLRPHCKTHKMREVIELELSLGIKKHKAATFAEAEMLAETGVKDICLAYNLVGPNIARAIEFRKRWPDVSLQVTADHPTPIEQLGTAMTEAGLEIEVLLDLNTGQNRTGIVPGDAAVELYQLIANTPGLIPAGLHVYDGQNHQVDFHEREVAVKEVWHHVSKLRDQLLLEGLKVPRIVAGATGSFPIFASIDDPAIEVCPGTCVFHDVGYGELFPDLKFKPAAMVLTRVISRPGPDRVTFDLGYKAIASDPAMEGRCRFPDLPDAKPVLQNEEHLVVLSERAGEFQPGDELLAIPRHVCPTSALHKSVTVVSGGKVVGQWNVAARDRFITV, translated from the coding sequence GATCGCACTGGTGGGGAACCCCGATCGGCTGCGGCCGCATTGCAAGACCCATAAGATGCGGGAAGTCATTGAGTTGGAACTCTCGCTGGGTATCAAGAAGCACAAGGCGGCGACTTTTGCTGAAGCGGAGATGCTGGCCGAGACCGGCGTTAAAGACATCTGCCTGGCATACAATCTGGTAGGACCGAATATCGCGCGGGCCATTGAGTTTCGGAAACGCTGGCCTGATGTGTCTTTACAGGTAACCGCCGATCATCCTACCCCCATCGAACAGCTGGGAACCGCGATGACCGAAGCGGGACTCGAAATCGAAGTTCTGCTCGATCTGAATACCGGGCAGAACCGGACCGGGATTGTACCCGGAGACGCAGCGGTAGAACTTTACCAGTTGATAGCGAATACCCCCGGTCTGATTCCCGCGGGCCTGCATGTTTATGACGGTCAGAATCACCAGGTCGATTTCCATGAGCGTGAAGTCGCCGTCAAAGAGGTCTGGCATCATGTTTCCAAGCTGCGGGATCAACTGCTGCTCGAAGGATTAAAAGTCCCCCGGATTGTCGCGGGTGCGACCGGTTCATTTCCGATCTTTGCCAGCATTGATGATCCCGCGATTGAAGTCTGTCCCGGAACCTGTGTGTTTCACGACGTCGGGTACGGTGAACTATTTCCAGATCTCAAATTCAAGCCGGCGGCGATGGTTCTGACACGTGTGATCAGTCGGCCTGGCCCTGATCGGGTTACGTTTGACCTGGGTTATAAAGCGATTGCTTCGGATCCCGCGATGGAAGGCCGCTGTCGGTTCCCCGATTTACCCGATGCCAAACCAGTACTGCAGAATGAAGAGCACCTGGTTGTGTTGAGTGAACGGGCAGGAGAGTTTCAGCCGGGCGACGAGCTGCTGGCCATTCCCCGACACGTCTGTCCGACCTCGGCTCTGCACAAATCGGTAACGGTTGTCAGCGGTGGTAAAGTGGTCGGTCAGTGGAATGTGGCTGCCCGGGATCGCTTCATCACTGTCTGA
- a CDS encoding RAD55 family ATPase, translated as MSELRQQTGIPELDEMLSGGFLPGKLTVVLGATGIGKTQLGLQYAQAGLAQEGETGILFDMATRGDSQSHEDYAERLFQWKLREQLVDEVFDLEQIWEREQARKDYQHLFRQSGRRVTRRDMELDEWKEWKLEFVKKLDAAIAYFYANFVHGVRRTVIDGIEPTERPSDSFQFHAFEYVYHQILRKEYDWVARDLFRAQFRSQQEQIEAHHYDCQQIGCLLLLTTHEVMLDDLIQRPIESGDVLSNANTIILMGKIREGNRMSRALHIAKHRGSAVDESLVPYEIRETGLELMR; from the coding sequence ATGTCTGAACTGCGCCAACAAACGGGAATTCCGGAACTGGATGAAATGCTGTCGGGGGGATTCTTGCCCGGAAAGCTGACAGTGGTTCTGGGGGCGACCGGCATTGGAAAAACGCAACTGGGGCTGCAGTATGCTCAGGCAGGACTCGCCCAGGAAGGGGAGACCGGCATTCTGTTCGATATGGCGACCCGCGGCGATTCACAGAGTCACGAGGATTATGCAGAGCGTCTGTTTCAATGGAAATTGCGGGAGCAACTCGTCGATGAGGTCTTCGACCTGGAACAGATCTGGGAGCGGGAACAGGCGCGTAAAGATTATCAGCATCTCTTCCGCCAGAGTGGCCGCCGGGTGACCCGCCGGGATATGGAGCTGGATGAGTGGAAGGAATGGAAGCTGGAATTTGTCAAAAAGCTGGATGCAGCAATCGCGTATTTCTATGCCAATTTTGTGCATGGTGTCCGGCGTACAGTGATTGACGGGATCGAACCGACCGAACGTCCCAGTGATTCCTTTCAGTTCCATGCCTTCGAATACGTCTACCATCAGATCCTGCGCAAAGAATACGACTGGGTGGCCCGCGATCTGTTTCGGGCACAGTTTCGTAGTCAGCAGGAGCAGATTGAAGCACATCATTACGATTGCCAGCAGATCGGCTGTCTGTTGCTGTTAACCACGCATGAGGTAATGCTGGACGATCTGATTCAGCGTCCCATCGAAAGTGGTGACGTCCTGTCCAATGCCAATACGATCATCCTGATGGGAAAGATCCGGGAAGGCAACCGGATGAGCCGGGCATTACACATCGCGAAACATCGTGGCAGTGCCGTCGATGAATCCCTGGTCCCTTATGAAATCAGGGAAACCGGCCTGGAGCTGATGCGCTGA
- a CDS encoding HDOD domain-containing protein, which yields MLVDNCLDPGDLADAFVQRLDRLHSAPKVAQQVLQLTRDPESRIDDIVNCIEHDPGLAAKILQVVNSAKYGVSRRITSIKHAVSYLGKDAIRMLTVSFSMVESLTKRSKGRIFADYWQRALTIASISSHLADHHKCLKKDETYTAGLLADVGILVFSQVEREQYSLIYESYPHGEALVKGERQFFGFDHALLGARLMDFWELPHEMVVAIEHHHDTGQHGCPLGMAVRTGSLLAGSLWNRNSEEFAEAEDLLISFFDFEEQQIEQMIEECRADIAESAEFFGVNLEG from the coding sequence ATGTTAGTTGATAATTGTTTAGACCCGGGCGATCTTGCAGACGCCTTTGTTCAACGTCTGGATCGATTACATTCCGCACCCAAGGTCGCACAGCAGGTGCTGCAGCTGACCCGCGATCCTGAGAGCCGGATCGATGATATTGTAAACTGTATCGAACACGATCCGGGACTGGCTGCCAAAATTCTACAGGTAGTCAATTCAGCCAAGTACGGTGTTTCGCGTCGGATTACGAGCATCAAGCATGCTGTCTCGTACCTGGGAAAAGATGCCATCCGGATGCTGACAGTCAGTTTTTCCATGGTGGAGTCACTGACCAAACGGAGTAAGGGGCGAATCTTCGCCGATTACTGGCAGCGTGCATTGACGATTGCCTCGATTTCGTCTCATCTGGCAGACCATCATAAATGTCTTAAGAAAGATGAAACCTACACAGCTGGCCTGCTGGCGGATGTGGGGATTCTCGTGTTTTCCCAGGTTGAGCGGGAACAGTACAGCTTGATCTATGAAAGCTATCCACACGGCGAAGCGCTGGTCAAAGGCGAACGTCAGTTCTTCGGATTTGACCATGCTCTGTTAGGCGCACGCCTGATGGATTTCTGGGAGCTCCCACATGAAATGGTGGTGGCGATAGAACATCACCATGATACCGGTCAACACGGTTGTCCCTTGGGAATGGCAGTTCGGACGGGAAGTCTCTTAGCTGGCTCTTTATGGAACCGGAATTCAGAGGAATTTGCCGAAGCCGAAGATCTGCTGATCTCTTTCTTTGACTTCGAAGAACAACAAATCGAACAGATGATCGAAGAATGTCGAGCAGATATTGCTGAAAGTGCCGAGTTCTTCGGTGTGAATCTCGAAGGCTGA
- the csrA gene encoding carbon storage regulator CsrA, translating to MLVLTRRKDEEILINDNISIKVLSVKGNRVRLGVEAPDDVQVNRAEIRKLVTQFEVECEPLQSCGF from the coding sequence ATGTTAGTGCTCACGAGACGCAAGGATGAAGAGATTTTGATTAACGACAATATCTCGATCAAAGTGCTGTCAGTAAAGGGGAATCGAGTACGTCTGGGGGTTGAAGCACCTGACGACGTTCAGGTTAATCGCGCTGAAATTCGCAAGCTGGTCACCCAGTTTGAAGTCGAATGTGAGCCCCTGCAGAGCTGTGGTTTTTGA
- a CDS encoding flagellar hook-basal body protein, with amino-acid sequence MIYGMYLSAQGADANSVRMDVLANNMANANTTSFKRDIPIFRMNPPADEKQAPLAPLPGDLQNHSGGITLEGMTTNFENGAMISTESDFDLALKGQGFFQVGNSQNSYLTRNGSLSLDSKRRVVTADQGLPLLNTNGQEITLPVDAVRMEISPDGLVTPFDAQGQALGTRGQIAIVMPSSLNELVKMGNSLYTTEGRVSEAKGPVTIEQGFLEASGTNSIEEMMELVTSTRMFESNINMIKLQDDSLGRLIQSMPRR; translated from the coding sequence ATGATTTACGGCATGTACCTCTCAGCACAAGGCGCTGATGCAAATTCAGTGCGAATGGATGTGCTGGCTAACAATATGGCGAATGCGAACACGACTTCATTCAAGCGTGATATACCCATTTTTCGCATGAACCCGCCTGCCGACGAGAAACAGGCTCCCCTGGCGCCTCTTCCCGGAGATCTGCAAAACCACAGCGGTGGTATCACTCTGGAAGGGATGACGACCAATTTCGAAAACGGGGCCATGATCTCGACCGAAAGCGATTTTGACCTGGCCTTAAAAGGGCAGGGTTTCTTTCAGGTTGGCAATTCTCAAAACTCCTATCTGACTCGCAACGGGTCCCTTTCTCTGGACAGTAAGCGCCGCGTTGTGACTGCCGATCAGGGGCTGCCTCTGCTGAATACCAACGGCCAGGAAATTACACTGCCCGTCGATGCCGTTCGCATGGAAATTTCTCCCGATGGTCTGGTGACTCCCTTTGACGCTCAAGGACAGGCGCTGGGAACCCGGGGACAGATTGCGATCGTGATGCCATCGTCGCTCAACGAACTCGTCAAAATGGGGAATAGCCTCTACACCACTGAAGGTCGTGTTTCCGAGGCCAAAGGGCCTGTCACGATCGAACAGGGTTTTCTGGAAGCGTCCGGCACCAACTCCATTGAGGAGATGATGGAACTGGTGACCTCTACCCGGATGTTCGAGTCTAATATCAACATGATTAAACTGCAGGATGACTCACTGGGCCGTCTGATACAAAGCATGCCCCGCAGATAG
- the flgG gene encoding flagellar basal-body rod protein FlgG, with translation MAIRALYSSATGMAANSFNLDTIANNLANAGTTAYKQNRANFEDIFYEHFKLPGVQDNQGNITPTGTDLGIGVRVQSTEGDFSQGSIVPSNGTYDLAIVGDGFFQVNDGTQDLYTRAGNFTLNANGNLVMASADKGYLLQPNISIPQDAINVTISGDGVVSYQQQGSTQIQIAGNIQIARFINNQGLLRQGDNLYTETTGSGNAQIGNPGTEGRGQLRQGFLEQSNVEPVRELVELIKTQRNFELNSQVVQAADQTLQTVTNLRRF, from the coding sequence ATGGCAATCAGAGCCCTGTATTCCAGTGCGACGGGAATGGCAGCGAACAGCTTCAATCTCGATACCATTGCCAACAATCTGGCCAACGCGGGTACCACTGCCTACAAGCAGAACCGCGCGAATTTCGAAGACATCTTCTACGAGCATTTCAAGCTGCCCGGTGTGCAGGACAACCAGGGAAACATCACTCCCACCGGCACCGACCTTGGTATTGGTGTGCGCGTACAGAGCACGGAAGGTGATTTCAGTCAGGGATCAATCGTGCCTTCGAACGGAACTTATGACCTGGCCATCGTGGGAGACGGCTTCTTCCAGGTGAATGATGGCACCCAGGATCTCTACACGCGGGCCGGAAACTTCACACTCAACGCAAACGGTAACCTGGTGATGGCCTCAGCGGACAAGGGTTATCTTCTGCAGCCCAACATTTCGATTCCCCAGGATGCGATTAATGTGACGATTTCCGGAGACGGTGTCGTGAGTTACCAGCAGCAGGGATCCACACAGATTCAGATCGCCGGCAACATTCAGATTGCCCGCTTCATCAATAACCAGGGTCTGCTGCGTCAGGGAGACAACCTGTATACCGAAACGACAGGCTCCGGTAACGCACAGATCGGTAACCCAGGGACAGAAGGACGCGGCCAGTTGCGTCAGGGGTTTCTGGAACAGTCGAATGTGGAACCCGTACGGGAACTGGTCGAACTGATTAAAACACAGCGCAACTTTGAGTTGAACAGTCAGGTGGTGCAGGCAGCCGACCAGACACTGCAGACCGTCACGAATCTGCGTCGTTTCTAA
- the flgA gene encoding flagellar basal body P-ring formation chaperone FlgA, producing MNRIWAKSVLSLLLTACCLSHTCDVRAEILRLKSTAVVNSSVVRLGDVADVLNADEAEAARMQAMILQPAPAQGRTQVITVSQIRSRLQALGVDLSQLELTGRSQIRVSSESPREEPQVKKAATQQELQQTEEKVQQALQNWISRTAPQASHFTVSVRLQPADVPVVRETRADGFYFSQLDLNRQTEQPVLLQLKDAQGMVRQVRVVCQIQRVPEILAAKYTLNRGTVVRADDLVWMRPEKDQKGISDPRQVIGRELTRTVYQTQPMRTEDLIEVPLVRDGAIVTVYARRGGISVRREMRARGDGSMGDQITLIALEGRDRLTATVTGYNQTEVNYRPSSQMPQSTGIQFISGTTESAGPSRGGQVQTVYEIQRGGRSK from the coding sequence ATGAATCGTATCTGGGCCAAATCCGTTTTAAGTCTGTTGCTGACAGCCTGCTGTCTGAGCCACACGTGTGACGTGCGGGCTGAGATTCTGCGGCTGAAGTCGACCGCGGTCGTGAATTCGTCCGTGGTACGTCTGGGCGATGTGGCTGACGTGCTGAACGCGGATGAGGCGGAAGCCGCCCGTATGCAGGCGATGATCCTGCAGCCTGCACCGGCGCAGGGGCGCACCCAGGTCATCACGGTTTCACAAATCCGCAGTCGCCTGCAGGCACTGGGCGTCGACTTGAGCCAGCTGGAGTTAACAGGACGCAGCCAGATTCGTGTCAGTTCTGAAAGCCCGCGGGAAGAACCCCAGGTTAAGAAGGCCGCGACACAGCAGGAGTTGCAGCAGACTGAAGAAAAAGTCCAGCAGGCACTCCAGAACTGGATCAGCCGGACTGCGCCCCAGGCCAGCCATTTTACGGTCTCGGTTCGATTGCAGCCGGCAGACGTGCCTGTGGTACGTGAAACCCGGGCCGATGGCTTTTACTTTTCACAGCTGGATCTGAACCGTCAGACCGAGCAGCCTGTTCTGCTGCAGTTGAAAGATGCTCAGGGAATGGTCCGACAGGTGCGGGTGGTTTGTCAGATCCAACGAGTGCCGGAAATTCTGGCAGCCAAATACACATTAAATCGGGGTACAGTGGTTCGCGCCGACGACCTGGTCTGGATGCGACCCGAAAAAGATCAGAAAGGGATCAGCGATCCGCGGCAGGTGATTGGCCGCGAACTGACCCGCACTGTCTATCAGACGCAGCCGATGCGAACCGAAGACCTGATCGAAGTACCCCTGGTACGCGATGGTGCGATCGTAACCGTGTATGCCCGACGAGGCGGCATTTCTGTCCGCCGCGAAATGCGGGCACGCGGTGATGGCTCCATGGGAGATCAGATCACGCTGATCGCTCTGGAAGGCCGCGATCGTTTGACGGCGACGGTGACCGGTTACAACCAGACCGAAGTGAACTACCGTCCGTCCAGCCAGATGCCACAGTCGACGGGAATCCAGTTCATCTCCGGTACGACCGAGTCAGCTGGTCCCTCGCGAGGCGGTCAGGTGCAGACCGTATACGAAATTCAAAGAGGGGGGAGGTCTAAATGA
- a CDS encoding flagellar basal body L-ring protein FlgH: MKSFRGISVRTCQRRRKLAVLREAISLGCIVLFCSSVVRAQGPAVQNTAQANQSTAIRSTQGTSELSNIEALRQKADKPVTPPERLAARMNQFEYSSEAMEVTESLANTFGQGDLYTPSPKPPLLRDYSLIYVPAPEPIVVKVHDIITIMVDEKSSVTIDSRFNRNRTETLKAELKEFMRIDNAGNLAPAALNSPKIDTQLQGRLQSTGQVADREGIQYRIAATVVDIRPNGNLILEARKSIRSNRDVWEYRLTGEIRSKDVNRDNTALSENIANLDIVKHQRGKVYQSTKRPWGVVLYDWFFPF, from the coding sequence ATGAAGTCATTCAGAGGAATCAGTGTGCGAACCTGCCAGCGAAGAAGAAAGCTGGCAGTATTACGGGAGGCGATTTCCCTGGGATGTATCGTATTGTTTTGTTCGAGCGTCGTGCGGGCACAGGGTCCAGCTGTGCAGAACACCGCGCAGGCCAATCAGAGCACTGCAATACGATCCACCCAGGGTACTTCCGAACTGAGTAACATCGAAGCATTGCGTCAGAAGGCAGACAAACCCGTCACGCCGCCGGAACGTCTGGCTGCCCGTATGAATCAATTTGAATACTCATCCGAGGCGATGGAAGTGACCGAGTCCCTGGCGAATACATTCGGGCAAGGCGACCTGTATACACCTTCGCCCAAGCCACCACTGCTGCGTGATTATTCGCTGATCTACGTACCCGCGCCTGAGCCGATTGTTGTCAAGGTGCACGACATCATCACGATTATGGTGGATGAAAAATCAAGCGTGACCATCGATTCCCGTTTTAACCGGAACCGTACCGAAACACTGAAAGCAGAACTCAAAGAGTTCATGCGAATTGATAACGCCGGAAACCTGGCACCCGCTGCGTTGAACAGTCCCAAGATTGACACGCAGTTGCAGGGACGCCTGCAGAGTACTGGTCAGGTGGCGGACCGCGAAGGGATTCAGTACCGCATCGCCGCGACCGTGGTTGATATTCGCCCGAATGGTAACCTGATTCTGGAAGCCCGCAAAAGCATTCGCAGTAATCGGGATGTCTGGGAATACCGGCTGACGGGAGAGATTCGCAGTAAAGATGTCAATCGCGACAATACGGCATTGAGTGAAAACATTGCCAACCTGGATATCGTCAAACACCAGCGCGGGAAAGTTTACCAGAGTACGAAGCGTCCCTGGGGCGTGGTGTTGTACGACTGGTTCTTCCCGTTTTAA
- a CDS encoding flagellar basal body P-ring protein FlgI: MSARFSQSVIVCLLFLGMLTCSQQELQARTRVENICSVYGMREIKLTGMGLVVGLDGTGDGAKNLPTIRSLAAALKHLNNPVVDLKDLAAANNVALVMIEATIPASGIRKGQKLDCFVSSMLGAKSLRGGRLLVAPVATPEIGNEVFAGLCSGAVILEDELSLATGKIINGLVIERDFELSFIDRRTRSITLLVDKRHAGFHTASEVARVINAEFSFEAGNRQLAIAQGPGRVFIRIPRQYIESPVEFIAAVMEVGIDRPHQQARVVVNPKSQTVVVTGEVEISPVVISHKNLTVGIGNPAEGGLPGGFVPVNGQPGQQNTQRLQELVEALNQLRVPTEDVISIIRELHRSGKLHAEYDEH, from the coding sequence ATGTCTGCCCGGTTCTCCCAATCTGTTATCGTCTGTCTGCTGTTCCTCGGAATGCTGACCTGTTCGCAACAGGAACTGCAGGCACGTACGCGCGTGGAGAATATCTGCAGCGTGTATGGCATGCGGGAGATTAAGCTCACAGGCATGGGACTGGTGGTCGGGCTCGACGGGACGGGCGATGGTGCTAAGAATCTGCCGACGATCCGCAGCCTGGCAGCGGCACTCAAGCACTTGAACAATCCGGTTGTCGATCTCAAGGATCTGGCAGCCGCGAATAACGTGGCACTGGTTATGATCGAAGCCACGATTCCCGCCAGTGGAATTCGTAAAGGACAGAAGCTGGACTGCTTCGTCAGCTCCATGCTGGGAGCCAAAAGTCTGCGGGGCGGACGTCTGCTGGTCGCACCGGTGGCGACACCGGAAATCGGTAACGAAGTATTCGCCGGTCTCTGTTCCGGAGCTGTGATCCTGGAAGACGAACTTTCCCTGGCAACCGGGAAGATTATCAACGGTCTGGTGATTGAGCGGGACTTCGAACTGTCATTTATCGATCGTCGGACCCGTTCGATTACGTTGCTTGTTGATAAGCGTCATGCCGGCTTCCACACTGCCAGTGAAGTTGCCCGTGTCATCAACGCTGAATTCAGTTTTGAAGCGGGGAACCGACAACTGGCGATTGCCCAGGGACCGGGTCGGGTTTTCATTCGGATTCCCCGTCAGTATATAGAATCACCGGTCGAGTTCATTGCTGCTGTGATGGAGGTCGGCATCGATCGTCCACACCAGCAGGCCCGGGTGGTGGTCAATCCTAAATCACAAACCGTTGTTGTCACCGGCGAAGTCGAAATCAGCCCGGTGGTGATCTCACATAAGAATCTGACCGTAGGCATTGGTAATCCGGCCGAGGGGGGGCTGCCGGGAGGCTTTGTGCCGGTTAATGGACAGCCAGGTCAGCAGAATACGCAACGACTGCAGGAGCTGGTCGAGGCGTTGAATCAGTTACGCGTGCCTACCGAAGATGTGATCAGCATTATCCGCGAGTTGCATCGTTCCGGAAAACTGCACGCGGAATATGACGAGCACTAA
- a CDS encoding rod-binding protein has protein sequence MAPLSGIQNNIQQSTLLTPVSQAPSELQQPGQSSPELKEAFQKFVAGTFYQQMFKALRSAQGKPAYFHGGQAEEMFQSQLDQQISEDLASQEGNAFSDTLFSSFSRQLNAQSMKSINAASSVTL, from the coding sequence ATGGCCCCCCTGTCTGGAATTCAAAACAACATTCAACAGAGTACCCTGCTGACCCCTGTCAGCCAGGCACCGTCGGAATTACAGCAACCCGGGCAGAGTTCTCCGGAGCTGAAGGAAGCGTTCCAGAAGTTCGTTGCGGGTACGTTCTATCAGCAGATGTTCAAAGCGCTGCGTTCTGCCCAGGGAAAGCCGGCTTATTTTCATGGTGGCCAGGCGGAAGAGATGTTTCAGTCTCAACTGGACCAGCAGATTTCTGAAGACCTGGCTTCACAGGAAGGAAATGCGTTTTCCGACACGTTGTTCTCGTCATTTTCACGCCAGTTGAATGCGCAGTCGATGAAATCGATCAATGCGGCATCGAGCGTAACACTATAA
- the flgN gene encoding flagellar export chaperone FlgN, protein MHAAPTAPVPAQHQQLLGKLTGILNDLEPIQKKLLELYEQKSQALKQVDPERIEQLAVIEEQLTNTLQFILLRRQQLLQTAEQLGLPAGSLQELLPGLGLGIEVSEPIAERIEVVQQRSQKLRHESWVQWIVAQRSFQHYSQILELIAHAGKKTPTYSGGQNENGSGGAIFDASA, encoded by the coding sequence ATGCATGCAGCACCAACTGCGCCGGTACCGGCGCAACATCAACAGTTATTGGGTAAACTGACCGGGATCCTGAATGATCTCGAACCCATTCAAAAGAAACTGCTCGAACTCTATGAGCAGAAGTCACAGGCGCTGAAACAGGTCGATCCGGAACGGATTGAACAGCTGGCCGTGATCGAGGAGCAGCTCACTAATACGCTGCAGTTCATTCTGCTCAGACGACAGCAACTACTGCAGACCGCGGAGCAACTCGGTCTGCCCGCCGGTTCCCTGCAGGAACTGCTGCCTGGTCTGGGACTGGGCATTGAGGTCTCTGAACCGATCGCGGAACGAATTGAAGTCGTGCAGCAGCGATCGCAGAAGCTCAGGCATGAAAGCTGGGTCCAGTGGATTGTGGCCCAACGTTCGTTTCAGCATTACTCACAGATCCTGGAGCTGATTGCGCACGCAGGGAAAAAGACGCCGACGTACTCAGGCGGCCAGAATGAAAATGGTTCAGGGGGGGCGATCTTCGACGCATCGGCCTGA
- the flgK gene encoding flagellar hook-associated protein FlgK encodes MAKQSMEVFSTGIQVAGQNIANAGTPGYIRENLVLNPSDPYRQGALITGTGVEISGIQQQIDLFLETRIHSANTEYSSINERDTIFKQLESELRELSGGDLSTGLNDFLAKLNNAVNQPGSIPDREFVLSEAQKFASEISSLRLRINDLRETQSVNVENLVKEANELIDKIVDLNPKISKLEASGLLQSDAGALRTERYNALNRLSELIPVRFRERADGAIDVFTGSDYLVLAGSSQKLTVETDTDKGVVVQEVFLSRTHSNISRTGGELKGIIEGRDDILGGFVDQLDTYASNLIFEFNKIHSSGEGTAGFEQLTSASAALDPSANLSSALSGLPFQASHGSFQIKVTNKTTGITNTTTINVDLDGIGADTTLNSLASALNGVANLNSSVSTDGRLNLSADSDYEFRFSNDTSGALAAIGINTLFTGSDSSDIGINSVVRDNQQFLALGQGGGPSDGSNAVALAAFSQQPIESLGGITLDEYYDKVVSSIAQSSASEGALAEGAQTFRDSLKNQREQFSGVSIDEETINVMKFQRAFQSAARLVSTIDELFTILLQI; translated from the coding sequence ATGGCCAAGCAATCGATGGAGGTATTCAGTACCGGCATCCAGGTTGCGGGTCAGAATATCGCCAATGCGGGCACTCCAGGCTACATCCGTGAGAATCTGGTTCTCAATCCGTCCGATCCCTATCGACAGGGGGCGTTGATCACCGGGACGGGAGTGGAGATCTCCGGGATTCAGCAGCAGATCGATCTGTTTCTGGAAACCCGCATCCATTCAGCAAACACCGAATACTCTTCCATCAACGAGCGCGATACGATTTTCAAACAGCTGGAGAGCGAGCTGCGCGAGCTCTCAGGCGGAGACCTGTCGACCGGTCTGAATGATTTTCTGGCCAAGTTGAACAACGCGGTGAATCAGCCTGGCTCAATTCCGGACCGGGAGTTTGTGCTCAGTGAAGCTCAGAAGTTTGCCTCCGAGATCAGTTCACTGAGACTGCGAATCAACGATCTGCGCGAGACCCAGTCGGTCAACGTGGAAAACCTCGTGAAAGAGGCCAACGAGCTGATCGACAAGATCGTGGACCTGAACCCGAAGATTTCGAAGCTCGAAGCATCCGGACTGTTGCAGAGTGATGCGGGCGCTCTGCGAACCGAGCGGTATAACGCGCTCAATCGACTTTCCGAACTGATCCCTGTGCGGTTTCGTGAACGCGCGGATGGTGCCATCGATGTGTTTACCGGTTCCGATTATCTGGTTCTGGCCGGCTCCTCCCAGAAGCTGACTGTCGAGACCGACACCGATAAAGGGGTTGTTGTCCAGGAAGTGTTTTTATCCCGGACCCATAGTAACATTTCCCGAACCGGGGGTGAGCTTAAAGGAATTATCGAAGGCCGCGATGACATCCTGGGGGGCTTTGTGGATCAGCTGGATACATATGCGTCCAACCTGATCTTTGAGTTCAACAAGATCCATTCTTCCGGAGAAGGGACAGCAGGCTTTGAGCAGTTGACCTCTGCGTCCGCGGCGCTGGATCCTTCGGCTAATCTGAGTTCGGCGCTTTCGGGGCTGCCGTTCCAGGCGAGTCATGGCAGTTTCCAGATTAAAGTCACGAATAAGACGACGGGAATTACTAATACCACAACGATCAATGTCGATCTGGACGGCATCGGGGCAGACACCACGTTAAACAGTCTGGCCAGTGCGCTGAATGGCGTGGCGAATCTGAATTCGAGTGTGTCGACCGATGGTCGGCTGAATCTCAGTGCCGACTCCGATTATGAGTTCCGTTTCTCGAATGATACCAGTGGCGCCCTGGCGGCCATCGGCATCAATACGCTGTTCACGGGATCCGATTCCAGTGATATCGGAATCAACTCCGTCGTGCGAGATAACCAGCAGTTCCTGGCTCTGGGGCAGGGGGGCGGCCCTTCAGATGGCAGCAACGCTGTGGCGCTGGCTGCCTTTTCGCAGCAGCCGATTGAGTCACTTGGGGGCATCACCCTCGACGAGTATTACGATAAAGTGGTATCGAGCATCGCCCAGTCATCCGCTTCTGAGGGCGCGCTGGCGGAAGGCGCTCAGACATTCCGGGATTCACTCAAGAATCAGCGCGAACAGTTCTCCGGAGTGAGTATCGATGAAGAGACGATCAACGTCATGAAGTTCCAGCGTGCGTTTCAGTCTGCCGCCCGACTGGTCAGCACCATCGACGAGCTCTTTACCATTTTATTACAGATTTAA